The following nucleotide sequence is from Oncorhynchus kisutch isolate 150728-3 linkage group LG29, Okis_V2, whole genome shotgun sequence.
CTTTTCTCCCACCTCACTTAATGACCAATCAACCGAAAGACCTAAATCAGTTGAATCATGGCTGTTGATGTTTACATGATCTGATGCCTGTCTTCTTCCCTTTTCTCCCACCTCCCTTAATGACCAATCAACCGAAAGACCTAAATCAGTTGAATCATGGCTGTTGCACCCAGAACCAAGGGTTGGTGATGTAAACTCTAATGAAACCAAACAGAccattccttctctctcatctccacagaccACTgctctgtctgagtgtctgagatCCAGACCTACCTGTGCAGGTTGACTCCCCaagccagagagcgagagatcatGGAGGGGGAGGAAGGTGTGATAGGGGACCCTCCCGAGCCGGGAAACCCCCTCCTCCAGGCCGTGTTCCTCTGCCGCCTGCGCCTTACACGTCTCCTTTTGGAGGGTGGAGCCTACATCAATGAGAGCGACGGGCGTGGCCAGACGGCCCTGATGGTGGCCTGTAAGACGCGGCACGCCGACAGGCAGAGCGCCAGCCGCACCCGCATGGTCCAGTACCTGCTGGAGAGCGGAGCCGACCCCAACATCCAGGACAAGGCGGGCCGCTCAGCCCTGATGCATGCCTGCCTGGAGAAGGCTGGGGCCGGGGTGGTGTCCCTGCTCCTGGCCAGTGGAGCGGACCCGGGCCTGGAGGACCATTCTGGGAGCTCAGCGCTGGTCCACTCGGTCACGGCCGGCGACAAGGAGGCTCTGAAGGTACTGCTGGACACCTGCAAGGCCCGAGGGAAGGAAGTGATCATCATTACCACCAACACACTCCCCTGTGGGACGTCCAGGACCAAACAGTACCTCAACGTGCCCCCTCTCACCCCCCTTGACCAGGGGGGAGGGCTGCACCTGACGGCTGCTCCTCCTTGCGCCTCACCCTCTGAGATCCAGCTCCTCACCTCCCCTCAgtgcacctcctcctcctctcatcctcctcaccAAGTCTTTAACTTTAAGGAAGACCAGTGTTCTGGGTGTGAGACAGTCAGCTCCCAGCCTGACCCCCAGTCACATGCTCCCGTTCTGGAGCAGAGCAGGGTGGAAAGGCTGATGCAGCCCCTCCAGAGGCTGAACTCAGAGCCCTGGCTGAGGATTCCTGCCACTCTACTGGCCCTGCAACCTGACGCTGCTCCCTCGTCCTCAGATGACCTCCCAGACATCAGCCCAGAGGAGGAACTCTCCCTCATGACCAGCAGGTTGGGCTGGAACAACTACGACAACAGCGCCCCTATCTGGTACAACTGCAGTACTGACCTGGATAACAACACTTCTAATGTTATTAGCTTTAGCAAGTCTGAGGGGAGGTTGAATGAGGAAGAGGTAGGGGAAAGGGatcagagggaggaggaagaggggctgTTGGTGCGTAAGTTGTCCTTTGCCGGCCTCTCTTCGCCACACTCTGCCTCCAACCCAAACCTCCACTCATACAGCATCGGGACAGGCCAAGGTCCCCCTTACCCATCTTTCTCCACTGGTACCAAACTCCGCGGctgccccctcccccttcctATGTCCAGCCTGCGCAGCATCATCCAGAGACGCCACCTGGGTGCCGACCACTACAACTCTGACCCCCAGCTGGCTGTGCCTACCGGGGGCTTCCCCGAGGAGGGCCGAACCCCGCTGGATAGCAGGAGACAGGCCACTTCCCGCTCCTCCACCCTTCTGACCTCCAGGGAATCACTGGTGGCCCCAAACCTGACCAAGAGAGCCCTCTCTGGGCTGGAGCGTCAGGGCTCAGGGGCCCTCCTCCTGGGCCACATCTCCCAGACCCGCCCAGGTTGCCTGCCGCCCCTGAACTCTCAccaccacacccccatccctcacATCGTTGGAGTCGCCAACCCCAGCCCCTGTGTCCTGGGCAGCAGTCCCAGCAGTAGGGCTGTCTGCCGGGAGGTAGCAGGCCTGAggcccctcctcccctcagctccCTCCGGCCTCCCCAGAGACCTGAGGACCAGGAGGATGCTGCTGAGGAGACActccatacagacagagcagatcAAGTAGCTGGGAGACTTTGATGGGATGTTTGGCCACTGAGATCCAGCAGTGTCTGATAAACCAGTTTCTCAATATTGATCCTGGGGACACATGAGTGGAGCCTATATCTGCTAACTTAAAGGCATTGAAAaacacctacagtgcattcggaaaatattcagatccttttatatttttcacattttgttacgttacagccttattctaaaattattaAATTACATTTGtctcccatcaatctacacacaatttttttttaaaccacgctgacaaagcaaaaacaggttttcagaaatgtttgcacatttattaaaaataaaaaacgttattttgttgacagtggatgtcagagcaaaaaccaaggtcaccaagaacccgatggtcactctgacagagctccagagttcctctctggagatgggagaaccttccagaaggacaactatctctgcagcactccaccaatcaagcctttatggtcgACTGGCCAAACGAAGCCACTCCCCAGCAAAATGCACAccacagcccgcttggagtttgccaaaaggcacctaaagtactctcagacgatgagaaacaagagtctctggtctgatgaaaccaagattaaactctttggcctgaatgccaagcgtcacgtctggaggaaaccaggcaccattcatcacctggccaataccattcctacggtgaagcatggtggttgcagcatcatgctgtggggatgtttttcagcggcagggactgggagactagttaggatcgagggaaagataaacggagtgaagtacagagagagaacctgctccagagcactcagactggggcgaaggttcaccttccaacaggacaatgaccctaagcacacagccaagacaacgcaggagtctatgaatgtccttcagtggcccagccagagcacaaACTCTctccaatcgaacatctctggagacctgaaaatacctgtgcagcgatgctccccatcctacctgacagagcttgataggatctgcagagaatgggagaaactccccaaatacaggtgtgctaagcttgtagcgtcatacccaagaagacttgaggctgtaattgctgacaaaggtgcttcagcaaagtactgagtaaagggttaaATACTTAAGTGAGATATTTCAgattttttgctttgttattatgaggtattgtatgtagattgatgacggGGGGGGGACAATtatatccatttcagaataagactataacataacaaaaatgtggaaaaagtcaaggggtctgaatattttatgaatgcactgtatattaaatTTTTTTACTTAATGCATGACACATGACACATCCTAAAGAGTGAGAACGTTTCAAATACCTACCGTGTCACCATTCTACTGAGTCTTGTTAATGGGAGTAGCTGATTAATATGAGGACCTGTTTGTAGTGGGTCCCAGGACTGTGCTAAACCAACCTGCCAGGGAGAGACTGTAGCAATGTCCAGCCTTGTGTGTAGATTCCAGTGGACTGTCACCGTGGTTCTATAGGTACCATTATGTTTACATGtaatgtatgtttatgtatgaaTTAAAGACCGTTTTAAAAACAAATGATGTAATGATAGATGGTGACCAATCACGGAACGCCTGAGCCCCGTTTATTTATTTCTGGTCCTGGGGAGAGAAAAAAGAACTGtagggaggttctcttctgcgctgttcaaccaatccagtaaatgtggaggaggagttaaggtTGAGTGTCGCCTTGATAACGTCCTGAAGTGGAAGTCGAgtcacaggctctctttccatttcctctGAAAACCGGATCCATCCGGTTGTTACCGAACCCGCTGAGGGAGCCCTGACTCTAATCTAAAGTACATGGTAAGTATAGCGTAACAATCACAAATGACAATATTTGAGTGCAGGCGGGAGCTGCTACAGTATGATAGGCTCactggaatggaatggtatcaaatggcTCAAACCACTTTTGACTCCCTTCCAATGATTCacttccagccattacaatgagcctgtcctcctatagctcctcccaccagcctccactgcttgcGGGGCACTGTAGTGTAAAGTATAACCTCAAATTTTATTGAGAAAGCGCTTTTTGCCCACCAAAGTAGCTACCGTGTTCCAGAGCCATATACTTAGAGTTAGGCCAACTTTTAGAACTTGAAAATGTTCTCATTCTAACTGCAATGTTAATGAATAGCTAACAATGCTGCCAaattaaatcaaactttatttgtcacatgcaccaagtACAACAAGCgtagatcttaccgtgaaatgcttacttacaagccctgaaccaacagtgcagttcaagaagagtttagaaaatatttaccaaataaactagagtaaaaaattataaaaagcaacacaataaaataacaataatgaggctatatacagggggtaccggtaccgagtcagtgtgcggaaagacaggttagttgaggtaattgaagtaggggtgaagtgactatacatatataataaacatagagtagcaacagtgtacaaaacaaattgaGGAGAAgggacaatgtaaatagtccggtggccatttgattaaaggttcagcagtcttatggctttggggtagaagctgttaaggagccttttggtcctagacttggcactccggtaccgcttgctgtgcggtagcagagaaaacagtctatgacttgggtgactggagtctctgacaattttataggctttcctctgacactgccagtcaggatgctctcgatggtgcagctgtagaactttttgaggatctgtggacccatgccaaatcttttcagtctcctgaggggaaaaggttttgtcgtgccctcttcacaactgtcttggtgtgtttgtaccatgatagttcgttgatgatgtggacaccaaggaacttgaaactctcgactcgcttcactacagccccgtcgatgttaatgggggcctgttcggcccgccttttcctgtagttcttgatcagctcctttgtcttgctcacattgagggagaggttgttgtcctggcaccactctgccagttctctgaccttctcccaataggctgtctcattgttctcgacgatcaggcctaccactgttgcgtcgtcagcaaacttaatgatggtgttggagtcgtgttgggccacgcagtagtgggtgaacagggagtacaggagtggactaagtacacacccctggggggcccctgtgttgagagggaggtgtttagtcccagggtccttagcttagtaatgagcttcgtgggcactatggtgttgaacgctgagctgtagtcaatgaacagcatactcaaattttttattttttattttatttatacaggttttttctcttttccaagagagaccagtgttccctttgtccaggtgggaaagggcagtgtggagtgtgattgagattgtgtcatttgtggatctgttggggcggtatgtgaattgaagtgggtctagggtatccgggaggatgctgttgatgtgagccatgaccagcctttcaaagcacttcatggctacagacgtgagagctacggggcggtaatcatttaggcaggttcccTTGGCTTTcttggactatggtggtctgcttgaaacatgtaggtaataCATActtgggtcagggagaggttgaacatgtcagtgaagacacttgccagttggtcagcgcatgctttgagtacacgtcctggtaattcgtctggccccgcggctttgtgaatgttgacctgtttaaaggtcttactcacatcggctaacgaaagcgttatcacacagtcatccagaacagctggtgctcttgtgcatgcttcagtgttgcttgccttgaagcagtaggctcgcgtcactgggcagcttgtgtCTGGAtttcccttttgtagtccgtaatagttttcaagccatgccacatctgacgagcgtcagagccggtgtagtaggattcaatcttaatcc
It contains:
- the LOC109873680 gene encoding ankyrin repeat domain-containing protein 34A-like, whose translation is MEGEEGVIGDPPEPGNPLLQAVFLCRLRLTRLLLEGGAYINESDGRGQTALMVACKTRHADRQSASRTRMVQYLLESGADPNIQDKAGRSALMHACLEKAGAGVVSLLLASGADPGLEDHSGSSALVHSVTAGDKEALKVLLDTCKARGKEVIIITTNTLPCGTSRTKQYLNVPPLTPLDQGGGLHLTAAPPCASPSEIQLLTSPQCTSSSSHPPHQVFNFKEDQCSGCETVSSQPDPQSHAPVLEQSRVERLMQPLQRLNSEPWLRIPATLLALQPDAAPSSSDDLPDISPEEELSLMTSRLGWNNYDNSAPIWYNCSTDLDNNTSNVISFSKSEGRLNEEEVGERDQREEEEGLLVRKLSFAGLSSPHSASNPNLHSYSIGTGQGPPYPSFSTGTKLRGCPLPLPMSSLRSIIQRRHLGADHYNSDPQLAVPTGGFPEEGRTPLDSRRQATSRSSTLLTSRESLVAPNLTKRALSGLERQGSGALLLGHISQTRPGCLPPLNSHHHTPIPHIVGVANPSPCVLGSSPSSRAVCREVAGLRPLLPSAPSGLPRDLRTRRMLLRRHSIQTEQIK